In Treponema rectale, a single genomic region encodes these proteins:
- a CDS encoding NAD(P)/FAD-dependent oxidoreductase produces the protein MENIQDEVFDAAVIGTGPAGISAAITLTVRNKKVLLLGSRSLSDKISKAHAVRNYPGLPEIAGNDFQKKMLEHLDVLGIPVTEDQITACYALGDTFSLTGRSSRTYTAKTVIIASGINFGKPFEGEEQFLGRGVSYCATCDAALYKNKTVAVVAQTEKEESEAAFLAENCAEVYYIPMYKKEDIHFESSKVKVIQDAVVSVSGGMKVQKLVLKNQELDVDGVFILRDSVKPSQLVPGIELDGNHIAVDRQCRTNLKGCFACGDITGAPYQYIKAAGEGNVAALSAVEYLK, from the coding sequence ATGGAAAATATTCAGGATGAAGTTTTTGATGCAGCTGTAATCGGTACGGGCCCTGCAGGAATTTCTGCAGCAATTACTCTTACCGTCAGAAATAAGAAAGTTCTTCTTCTCGGGTCCCGCAGTTTAAGTGATAAAATCAGCAAGGCTCATGCAGTACGTAATTATCCGGGGCTTCCGGAAATTGCCGGAAATGATTTTCAGAAAAAGATGCTTGAACATCTGGATGTTCTGGGGATTCCTGTTACTGAAGATCAGATAACTGCCTGCTATGCTCTTGGAGATACGTTCAGTCTTACAGGCCGTTCTTCCAGGACTTATACTGCAAAAACTGTAATCATTGCCAGCGGAATAAATTTCGGAAAGCCTTTTGAAGGAGAAGAACAGTTCCTTGGCCGCGGGGTAAGTTATTGTGCAACCTGTGATGCTGCTCTTTATAAAAATAAAACAGTTGCAGTTGTTGCTCAGACAGAAAAAGAAGAAAGTGAAGCTGCTTTTCTTGCGGAAAACTGTGCTGAAGTTTATTACATTCCCATGTATAAAAAAGAAGATATTCATTTTGAATCTTCTAAGGTAAAAGTTATACAGGATGCCGTTGTTTCTGTAAGCGGCGGTATGAAAGTACAGAAACTTGTTCTTAAAAATCAGGAACTGGATGTTGACGGAGTATTTATTCTTCGTGACAGCGTAAAGCCTTCCCAGCTTGTTCCCGGAATTGAACTTGACGGAAATCATATTGCAGTTGACCGTCAGTGCAGGACAAACTTAAAAGGCTGCTTTGCCTGTGGTGACATAACCGGTGCTCCATATCAGTATATAAAAGCTGCGGGAGAAGGAAATGTTGCAGCCCTTAGTGCTGTGGAATATCTTAAATAA
- the trxA gene encoding thioredoxin codes for MVKQISESEFDEAVKSGVSAVDFSAVWCGPCKMLGPVFEKISEKYEGKINFYKVDVDEAPNLCQKLGIMSVPAVYLFKDGAQVATNIGFVPEAQLEAFITQ; via the coding sequence ATGGTAAAACAGATTTCAGAGTCAGAATTTGATGAAGCAGTAAAAAGCGGCGTTAGTGCAGTTGATTTTTCTGCAGTGTGGTGCGGTCCATGCAAAATGCTTGGTCCTGTATTTGAAAAGATTTCTGAAAAGTATGAAGGCAAGATTAATTTCTACAAAGTTGATGTAGATGAAGCTCCAAACCTCTGTCAGAAACTTGGAATCATGAGTGTTCCTGCAGTGTATCTGTTTAAGGATGGGGCACAGGTTGCAACAAACATTGGTTTTGTCCCGGAAGCTCAGCTTGAAGCCTTCATTACACAGTAG
- a CDS encoding SAM-dependent methyltransferase gives MSDEKIKPALYLIPVTLGDTAIDKVLPSYNTTIIRGIKDFIVENTKSARRFLAQTDSSLPIEDFNFTELNEHTDLKTISHFLDPLIKHKRPMGVISEAGCPAVADPGAAVVEMAQKKNLDVIPLVGPSSMIMAVMASGFNGQSFAFNGYLPVKPAERAQKIRQLEARACKENQTQLFIEAPYRNIKMFETILQSCRPDTRLCIACGITTEAEYIHTKTIAEWKKSEVPEINKIPAIFLIYK, from the coding sequence ATGTCAGACGAAAAAATTAAACCGGCGCTGTACCTTATTCCTGTTACCTTAGGCGATACGGCAATAGACAAAGTTCTTCCATCCTACAACACGACGATTATTCGCGGAATAAAAGACTTTATTGTAGAAAATACTAAATCCGCAAGAAGGTTTCTGGCTCAGACAGATTCTTCACTTCCCATAGAAGACTTTAACTTTACAGAATTAAATGAACACACGGACTTAAAAACAATATCACATTTTCTGGATCCCCTTATAAAACACAAACGTCCGATGGGGGTAATTTCAGAAGCGGGATGTCCTGCAGTTGCAGACCCGGGTGCAGCAGTTGTAGAAATGGCCCAGAAAAAAAATCTGGATGTAATTCCTTTAGTCGGTCCTTCTTCAATGATCATGGCGGTAATGGCCAGCGGATTTAACGGTCAGAGTTTTGCATTTAACGGCTACCTTCCTGTAAAACCGGCAGAACGGGCACAAAAAATACGTCAGCTGGAAGCGAGAGCCTGCAAAGAAAATCAGACTCAGCTTTTTATAGAAGCACCTTACAGAAACATAAAAATGTTTGAAACCATACTCCAGAGCTGCAGACCGGATACAAGACTCTGCATAGCCTGCGGAATTACTACTGAAGCCGAGTACATTCATACTAAAACAATTGCTGAATGGAAAAAATCAGAAGTACCTGAAATAAATAAAATTCCGGCAATATTCTTAATTTACAAATAA
- a CDS encoding acetate kinase, translated as MVILTLNCGSSSAKYQVYDWDNKEVMANGVVERIGIEGSCITHKAKGKKTEITSPCPTHKEAIELIIKEITDPEVGVIKSMDEIGAVGHRVLHGGEKFTKSVLITPEVLDGFREVVDLGPLHMPANIMGIEAAQKVMPNVPHSAIMDTAWHQTMPEETFQYAIPREWYEKYAARRYGFHGTSFLYTAKRAAVLLGKDPKDCNLIICHIGNGSSMCAVKNGVCYDTTMGITPLEGLVMGTRSGDLDPALPFYIMRKTGMSADEMDKALNKKCGCLGITGKYSDRRDIEIDAAKGDKLCQLSIEMEALRIKKYIGAFMAELGHVDAIVWTAGVGERGPITRMKACSGLENYGIKIDAQRNEWSFTGNAETYIHADDSKTKIFVIPTDEELVMTEDAYALMKGTYDVHTNFKYSFQDPAYVNKAREEGLKGDLVKRPNIAKILARDIIGK; from the coding sequence ATGGTAATCTTAACATTGAACTGCGGTTCATCCTCTGCAAAGTACCAGGTTTATGACTGGGACAACAAAGAAGTTATGGCAAACGGTGTAGTTGAACGCATCGGAATTGAAGGTTCCTGCATCACACACAAAGCAAAAGGAAAGAAAACTGAAATCACAAGCCCATGCCCTACCCACAAAGAAGCAATTGAACTTATCATCAAAGAAATAACAGACCCGGAAGTAGGCGTAATCAAATCCATGGACGAAATCGGAGCTGTAGGACACCGTGTACTTCATGGCGGAGAAAAATTCACAAAATCAGTTCTCATTACACCGGAAGTTCTTGACGGATTCCGTGAAGTTGTAGATCTTGGTCCTCTTCACATGCCTGCAAACATCATGGGTATTGAAGCAGCACAGAAAGTAATGCCAAATGTTCCTCATTCAGCAATCATGGATACAGCATGGCACCAGACAATGCCGGAAGAAACTTTCCAGTATGCAATTCCACGTGAATGGTACGAAAAGTATGCAGCACGCCGCTACGGTTTCCATGGAACTTCCTTCCTTTACACAGCAAAACGCGCTGCAGTACTTCTTGGAAAAGATCCTAAAGACTGCAACCTCATCATCTGCCACATCGGAAACGGTTCTTCAATGTGTGCCGTTAAAAACGGTGTCTGCTACGATACAACAATGGGTATTACACCTCTCGAAGGTCTCGTAATGGGAACCCGTTCCGGAGATCTTGACCCTGCCCTTCCTTTCTACATCATGCGCAAAACTGGAATGTCTGCTGACGAAATGGACAAAGCTTTAAATAAGAAGTGCGGATGTCTTGGTATTACAGGAAAATATTCTGACCGCCGCGATATCGAAATTGACGCTGCAAAAGGAGACAAACTCTGCCAGCTTTCTATCGAAATGGAAGCCCTCCGCATCAAGAAGTACATCGGTGCATTTATGGCTGAACTCGGTCATGTTGATGCAATTGTATGGACAGCCGGTGTAGGAGAACGCGGACCAATCACACGTATGAAGGCATGTTCAGGACTTGAAAACTACGGTATCAAGATTGATGCACAGCGCAATGAATGGTCTTTCACTGGAAATGCAGAAACTTACATTCATGCAGATGATTCAAAAACAAAGATTTTTGTTATTCCTACAGACGAAGAGCTTGTTATGACAGAAGATGCTTATGCCCTCATGAAGGGAACTTATGACGTTCATACAAACTTCAAGTACAGCTTCCAGGATCCGGCTTACGTAAACAAAGCACGTGAAGAAGGTCTTAAGGGAGATCTGGTAAAGCGTCCTAACATTGCAAAGATCCTTGCAAGAGACATTATCGGAAAATAA
- a CDS encoding AMP-binding protein: MKLTQTKKSDILQKILQSISSKPSISFKELAVHCKLTRQTVSNYVKELINSGKLIKNKGEMHTNEMINRTYDDRMFRDTFEHEYTWLNGFMRNVRRYSKSTALIDPDQNLTLTYEQLNSEANKFAAALKNAGLGKNDVVMAALRNSPSFAISYIAPRKIGAILLAANAQLAAGEMALLIDHNKPKAIIYSANASEVVTQAVKLSEHKPAVVILADNIEKISVPEGQISYGDFIKSMPDTDPQMECRPHIYDEVLRLCTSGTTALPKSVPINDINEVLSAHDVIMQYPLSRLDRTLNMTPWFHRGGCHCAGPGPAFYVGASIVVMRNFKPQTVLDWTSKYKITFLMGAPANLEMLSKIQERDKKDISSLKGIITMGAPLSRSDCIRYSNALTPNIFNGYGTTETFWNSFLRPYDLPDGAGSVGSSCIDDEVRVVKIYEDRRAEPEEMEEHDRISEGEIIIKSPAKSSCSYYKNEKITQERYYKGWYYTGDTGTWDENWVVTIRGRKDDMMVVSGENIYPTQIEEAVNEHPKVKDCIVTSVPDKIRGQAVAAYIVAEDPSVTIEEISEFCKNSPMLSKYKRPRYYAIIKEIPRTATGKKMHYQMKERAKIDLETGFLRRG; this comes from the coding sequence ATGAAACTGACACAAACAAAAAAATCTGATATCCTTCAAAAAATCCTTCAAAGCATAAGTTCTAAACCTTCAATATCATTCAAGGAACTTGCCGTACACTGCAAACTGACAAGACAGACAGTTTCTAATTACGTAAAAGAACTGATTAATTCCGGAAAACTTATAAAAAACAAAGGCGAAATGCACACAAACGAAATGATTAACAGAACCTACGATGACCGTATGTTTCGTGATACCTTTGAGCATGAATACACCTGGCTCAACGGCTTCATGCGCAATGTAAGGCGTTACTCTAAATCAACTGCCTTAATCGATCCTGACCAGAACCTTACATTAACCTACGAACAGCTTAACAGTGAAGCAAATAAGTTTGCTGCTGCTCTTAAAAATGCAGGTCTTGGAAAAAACGATGTCGTTATGGCAGCTTTAAGAAACAGTCCTTCCTTTGCAATCAGTTATATAGCTCCAAGGAAAATAGGTGCAATACTTCTTGCAGCCAATGCCCAGCTTGCAGCAGGAGAAATGGCACTTCTCATAGACCACAACAAACCTAAGGCAATCATTTATTCAGCAAACGCATCAGAAGTTGTAACACAGGCCGTAAAACTTTCTGAGCATAAACCGGCAGTAGTAATACTGGCAGATAATATAGAAAAAATTTCAGTTCCTGAAGGACAGATTTCATACGGAGACTTCATAAAGTCCATGCCTGACACAGACCCGCAGATGGAATGCAGGCCTCATATTTATGATGAAGTTCTCAGACTGTGTACATCAGGAACAACGGCACTTCCTAAATCAGTTCCAATCAATGACATAAATGAAGTTCTTTCTGCTCATGACGTTATAATGCAGTATCCACTCAGCAGGCTGGACAGAACACTTAACATGACTCCATGGTTTCACAGAGGAGGATGTCACTGTGCAGGTCCCGGACCGGCTTTTTATGTAGGTGCATCAATTGTTGTAATGAGGAATTTCAAACCTCAGACGGTTCTTGACTGGACTTCAAAATACAAGATTACCTTTTTAATGGGCGCACCGGCAAATCTTGAAATGCTTTCTAAAATTCAGGAAAGAGATAAAAAAGACATTTCATCCCTTAAGGGTATCATCACAATGGGAGCACCCTTAAGCAGATCAGACTGCATCAGATACAGTAACGCCCTTACTCCAAATATTTTCAACGGTTATGGAACTACAGAAACCTTCTGGAACTCTTTCTTACGCCCGTATGACCTGCCGGATGGAGCAGGTTCAGTAGGAAGCAGCTGTATTGATGATGAAGTCCGCGTAGTAAAAATATACGAAGACCGTCGCGCAGAACCGGAAGAAATGGAAGAACATGACCGCATTTCTGAAGGAGAAATAATCATAAAAAGTCCGGCAAAATCTTCCTGCTCATATTACAAGAATGAAAAAATAACGCAGGAACGTTACTATAAAGGCTGGTACTACACTGGAGACACCGGAACCTGGGATGAAAACTGGGTTGTTACAATCAGGGGAAGAAAAGACGACATGATGGTTGTCAGCGGAGAAAACATTTACCCGACACAAATTGAAGAAGCTGTAAACGAACATCCCAAAGTAAAGGACTGCATAGTTACTTCAGTTCCTGACAAAATCCGTGGACAGGCTGTCGCTGCATATATAGTTGCCGAAGATCCTTCCGTTACTATTGAAGAAATTTCTGAGTTCTGCAAAAACAGTCCCATGCTGTCAAAGTATAAACGGCCGCGCTATTACGCAATAATAAAAGAAATTCCCCGCACGGCTACAGGCAAAAAAATGCACTACCAGATGAAGGAACGTGCAAAAATAGATCTTGAAACAGGCTTCTTAAGAAGGGGCTGA
- a CDS encoding FKBP-type peptidyl-prolyl cis-trans isomerase yields MQITKNKFVQIHYTLKDDAGDLIDSSVEKEPLSYIHGNNYLLPKLESELEGKNPGDKFSAVLEPADGYGERDERMVAKVPRENFDTSMPIEVGMQFQADTPVGPQIVKVTEVNDATVTVDANHELAGVRLHFDIEVIDVRDATEDEINALSQGCGCGGCGGDCGGDCSCDGGCGGGCGGCAG; encoded by the coding sequence ATGCAGATAACAAAGAATAAATTTGTACAGATTCATTATACTCTCAAAGATGATGCAGGAGATCTTATTGATTCTTCTGTAGAAAAGGAACCGCTTTCATATATCCATGGCAATAATTATCTTCTTCCAAAACTTGAAAGTGAACTTGAAGGAAAAAATCCCGGAGATAAATTTTCTGCTGTTCTCGAACCTGCTGACGGTTATGGCGAAAGAGACGAAAGAATGGTTGCAAAAGTTCCGAGAGAAAACTTTGATACGTCAATGCCTATTGAAGTAGGAATGCAGTTTCAGGCAGATACTCCGGTTGGACCACAGATTGTAAAAGTTACGGAAGTAAATGATGCGACAGTAACTGTTGATGCAAATCACGAGCTTGCAGGTGTACGCCTTCATTTTGACATAGAAGTAATTGATGTTCGTGATGCAACTGAAGATGAAATTAACGCACTTTCACAGGGCTGCGGATGCGGCGGTTGTGGAGGAGACTGCGGCGGTGACTGTAGTTGTGACGGCGGCTGCGGTGGTGGTTGCGGCGGCTGTGCAGGCTGA
- a CDS encoding NifU family protein, with translation MADEALLAKVKETLEAFRPQLRADGGDMEFISIDSDNKVHLRLTGACGDCPMAMMTLKMGVERYLKETCPEITEVVQDE, from the coding sequence ATGGCAGATGAAGCTTTATTGGCAAAAGTAAAGGAAACTCTTGAAGCATTCCGTCCTCAGTTGCGTGCAGACGGTGGTGATATGGAATTTATCAGTATTGATTCAGATAACAAGGTACATCTTCGTCTTACTGGTGCGTGCGGAGACTGTCCGATGGCAATGATGACTCTTAAAATGGGAGTAGAGCGCTATCTTAAAGAAACCTGTCCTGAAATTACTGAAGTTGTACAGGACGAATAA
- a CDS encoding cation:proton antiporter: MNPFMNVLPKFMHFSNLGPRVAIVLGLMLFFGTCGGHIFQKLKIPQVVGYFIIGIILGDSGLQLIRPDVVSALNPISVIALAFIGFLVGGELKTDVIKKMGKQFVSVLLFESLVPAVVVAILTGFASYFFTHNVELSFCFGILLGAICSSTAPEATTNVLQEYRSRGPLTTMIYGLVAMDDAVALILFAIVSTVAAPILGGHAVSFGRQMLNVVYNVFGSIAFGLLLGWILSFILKKLTHQEGRVLSFTLGLLLLCTGICDRIGLSNILAAMSIGFYIANFTEKNVRQVFDFTNKFTPPVYVLFFVVVGAKLNIWEMKPLLIVLAALYIIGRTGGKALGSWFGAYITKAPVTVQKYMKYCLLSQAGVAIGLSLTAGNYFKDTIGDSILLIVTATTFVAELIGPVFVKIGITKAEEAGMNVTEDDILKRTRVSDVTWGTEKACDCNSCAIVADNAIIRDILTQFERHHYQSFVVKSSSDGKLEGIITLAHLKETLLIGEMAETLLAVDIMDRPVCTCHADTSLPDVYDMFSENDTEAIPIVDADGRALGVLEKFAADHYIHTRILEVNRKLESLG; the protein is encoded by the coding sequence ATGAATCCGTTTATGAATGTTCTTCCGAAATTCATGCATTTTTCAAATCTTGGTCCGCGGGTGGCAATAGTTTTAGGTTTAATGCTTTTTTTTGGAACTTGCGGTGGTCATATTTTTCAGAAATTAAAAATTCCTCAGGTTGTAGGATATTTCATAATAGGAATAATACTGGGAGACTCAGGACTGCAGCTTATTCGTCCTGATGTTGTGTCTGCACTGAATCCTATAAGTGTAATTGCCCTTGCCTTCATCGGTTTTCTTGTGGGGGGCGAACTTAAGACTGATGTAATTAAGAAAATGGGAAAGCAGTTTGTAAGCGTGCTTCTCTTTGAATCTCTGGTTCCGGCAGTTGTTGTTGCCATTCTTACAGGTTTTGCAAGTTACTTCTTTACTCATAATGTAGAGCTTTCTTTTTGTTTTGGTATTCTTCTCGGGGCAATCTGTTCTTCAACAGCTCCTGAGGCAACTACAAATGTTCTTCAGGAGTACAGAAGCCGCGGTCCGCTTACGACAATGATTTATGGTCTTGTTGCAATGGATGATGCAGTAGCCCTTATTCTTTTTGCAATTGTTTCTACTGTTGCCGCTCCTATTCTTGGAGGTCATGCAGTTTCTTTCGGAAGGCAGATGCTTAATGTCGTTTACAATGTATTCGGCTCGATAGCCTTCGGTCTTTTACTTGGATGGATACTTTCATTTATATTGAAAAAACTTACCCATCAGGAAGGAAGGGTTCTTTCTTTTACTCTGGGACTTTTACTTTTGTGTACCGGAATTTGTGACAGAATCGGGCTCAGCAATATTCTGGCTGCAATGAGCATTGGTTTTTATATTGCAAACTTTACGGAAAAAAATGTACGCCAGGTATTTGACTTTACGAATAAGTTTACACCGCCTGTCTATGTTCTGTTCTTTGTTGTTGTTGGTGCCAAACTTAATATCTGGGAGATGAAGCCTCTTCTGATTGTCCTTGCTGCACTTTATATAATCGGCCGCACTGGCGGAAAGGCTTTAGGTTCATGGTTTGGTGCTTATATTACAAAGGCACCGGTTACTGTTCAGAAATATATGAAGTACTGTCTTTTAAGTCAGGCCGGGGTTGCCATCGGTCTTTCCCTTACGGCAGGAAATTATTTTAAAGATACAATCGGAGACAGTATTCTCCTTATTGTAACTGCTACGACTTTTGTTGCAGAACTTATAGGACCAGTATTTGTTAAAATAGGAATTACAAAAGCTGAAGAAGCCGGCATGAATGTAACTGAGGATGACATCCTTAAGCGTACCCGTGTAAGTGATGTTACCTGGGGAACTGAAAAGGCCTGCGACTGCAACAGCTGTGCAATCGTTGCAGATAATGCTATAATACGGGATATTCTTACACAGTTTGAACGTCATCATTATCAGTCTTTCGTAGTAAAATCTTCTTCTGACGGAAAACTTGAGGGAATAATAACCCTTGCTCACTTAAAGGAAACTCTTCTTATTGGAGAAATGGCAGAAACACTTCTTGCTGTAGATATCATGGACAGACCAGTGTGTACCTGTCATGCAGATACAAGTCTGCCGGATGTGTATGACATGTTCTCCGAAAATGATACGGAAGCAATTCCTATTGTTGATGCTGACGGCAGGGCTCTGGGCGTGCTTGAAAAATTTGCAGCAGACCATTACATTCATACACGTATTCTTGAAGTAAATCGTAAGCTTGAAAGTTTAGGCTGA
- a CDS encoding shikimate kinase: protein MESIILMGIKHCGKSAQGKLLSEKLNMPFYDIDSLITDNTGMSPRQIYNTKGEQAFKDEETKACLQLAQELSEKQKDAVIATGGGICNNEKALNALHPLGKFIFLCTQENVAADRIMREAKIGPDGIPVNLPAYIAKKNPRSIEEARIIFHSFYTERVKLYDSIADVKVLMKDAPKNVNTDQIITVI from the coding sequence ATGGAATCAATAATTCTTATGGGAATAAAACACTGCGGAAAATCAGCACAAGGAAAGCTTCTTTCTGAAAAACTCAACATGCCATTTTACGATATAGACAGCCTCATAACTGACAACACCGGCATGTCTCCCCGGCAGATTTACAATACTAAAGGTGAACAGGCATTTAAAGACGAAGAAACAAAAGCCTGCCTTCAGCTTGCTCAGGAACTTTCTGAAAAACAAAAGGATGCTGTTATTGCAACCGGCGGAGGAATCTGTAATAACGAAAAAGCCCTGAACGCCCTTCATCCTCTTGGAAAATTTATTTTTCTCTGCACGCAGGAAAATGTCGCTGCAGACAGAATAATGCGGGAAGCTAAAATCGGACCGGACGGAATTCCCGTAAATCTGCCGGCTTATATTGCAAAAAAAAATCCCCGCTCCATTGAAGAAGCAAGGATTATATTTCACAGCTTTTACACTGAACGGGTAAAGCTCTATGACTCAATAGCCGATGTAAAAGTTCTTATGAAAGACGCTCCTAAGAACGTAAACACCGACCAGATTATTACAGTCATTTAA